GCTGTCAACAACCACACATATTGGTATCCACCAGTGAAAAATGGATGACTTTCTGGCAGTAGATTATAGTGAGGCAAGGGTTCAGAGCTATCAAGcagttctagttttaaatcagttcTGTCTTCCAGTATCCATGAAAAAAAGGGGCACGACAATGCATGAAGCTCCTAGCACTGTAGGATCTGAAGAGGGTTACATGTATGCAGCCTTACCCTTGCAGAGAGACTGTTTCCGTGTTTTGTACCCATTATTCTATATTCTATATTGATACGtaagaaaaaataatgatttatatGAATATAACAAACCTTGCTGGATTGATCCATGATAAGGCATTTCCTCTACTTAGTCTGAATCTACCGTTCATCGATGGGTCCATGACAATGTATCTCATCTATTGAGATCTAGATCGACAGCCCAGCTCTCCCCAAACTCGAACAAAAGCGGCATAAAGAAGATTCTTCATCAGTAGCATATGAAAAACATTCTCTATTTATATCCAGTGTATACAGAAGTCATTCCTGTCAATCTGGTTATGTCAAACTACCAAGTTTGTAGATCCCCATAGCCCAAGGTTTTAGTGAACATTAAATGAACAATAAATTTGTCTTGCCAAACAAATGCTATGCGTCTGTgagatgatgaaaaatttttcattggcTATATTTCATACACATCTGACAGAACAAGTTGACATGAATCCCATGTGGCCTCATAAAATCAGACCATGTGCAGTTGTTTATTGCACCACaggattgagaaaattttttttatttaatatagaaACGATAAATGTCAGCAAACCCCTGCACAAGAAGTGGTAAATTTCTTTTCCATTTTTATAGAAATATTCTGTAAAGCACATCTTtctgaggaaaaaagaaaaaaaaaatcacacattCAGTTTTTTCTTAATGTGGTACATGATGAGCTTCAATACAGAGAAGTGCTAGCATTGGAGAGGGCAAGATGAGTTGAACCTAATAACTTGAAAAAGCTGAATATGTATCATGTCCCCAGGAACAAGTTTAAACACAtgcaaaggaaagaaaagaaagatattcAACACCAGAAAGAACACAAGTCCATGATGGAATAACAAATTGATTAAAACCCTTTTCAACAACCTGCCCAAGATTTGAAGCATGACTAGAACCGCTCGTGCCTTTTATTGCTGGAGTCGAAATAAAAACGATTTTTCATAATAGTCATGATCCTCCGGAGGAAGCCCAAGGTATCCTACCTATTGAGGCTAATGGAAGAGAGTATGATCTAGTAATAAGGGCATGCAAATTGCTGTTTGATGCCTTTCTCATGGTTGGGAATCCAGTCTCTGGTCTTGATCACAAGAAATGTAGTGGTATGCATTGTTGATATTAGTGTGAAAGCATCCATTTTTGTCTGTCCTTTAAAGCAGATTTATTTCTTATTTGGTTTTGGGTTGACTCCATTTTAGTACCTTCCCTCTTTTCCTACCCTTTGAACAGGGAAGACTCTGCCTTTTTTCTGAAGTGGGGCATCAATGTCCCCAAACTTTACTACCTCCTGACTCTGTGATTCACAAATTATAGGCAGTAAGTTCCCACTTTTaccttagatttttaaaaattaaggtGATGAGAATGCTGGCACACAAATCTAAAGTAATATACAAGCAGAACATATAGGAGGAATACGACAAGTTAGAGAAAGACCATACACGGTGTTGTACAGAGTTGCATGTTCATACACTGCTAGGGATTTTGTTCCTCCTAAATAAACAGATAGCATTTATATGAAAGAAATCTTGGACTACTCCAAATGTGGACATGGGAAAAACTAGATGGAGCCTTTTTAGTTTATGACAGTTGGATGAGGATAATGGACACAGTTAAAGCAGAGAAACAGATAGCATAGTCCCCAACTTGAGTTTAAATAAGGAGAGGCTTGTCTTTTGAAAGCTTTAGCAAGCTCACCTTTGAATTTGCTGTACCAAGGCTCCTCTAATAGTGGTAAAAAGAGAATATAGTTTTGTGAAAACAGACCATTATACAGCAGAGTAGTTACTCAAGCACGGAAACCAAGAAGAATGGACACAAGGACTGAATTAAGGGAGTCTGATCAtgacattttcttagagaaaactaGAGATAATGAAACTTAAAATTGATAGCAGCTTTTCACCGAACGTTACTGACTTCCACTTTGTAACATCTAGGTTGAAAAAACTTCATGCCTCATTCTTGTGCACAATTAAAATTGTCCATCTATCGATTTTAAATTGGAGGCTGCATCTAACGGATGGTTCAAATATATCTTAGTTTTGTGCTATTCATTTGGATGGCCAGTCTTCAATTATTGAGAAAATGTTTACTAACACAAGGTATGCAGCTACATATATACTTGTATATGTGCATTACTGCATGTATTTAAATCAATTCATAGCATAGATACACATATACGACCTTCCATAATCCCCATCATATGCACATAGCAATATTGGATTTCATTGGTGTAGCAATGCATCTTAACAGCTtttcaatgttttttttttttttttaaaagtgctTCTATTTAGAAATCTCCCTTtaaagtctgatctgattttgatttggTGTTACCAAACATATTGAAGAACTTGTATATCAAATCTATTATACAGAAGACTAAACTGTCATTGAATTCTAAGGCACATAAAAACACATTAAAGATGAGGGAGAAGTTGTTCTTACCTCCTTATTCTCTAATTATGAGAATTTCGACATGCCATATAAGTGTCCCATCCAATATAGGCTACATGGTGGTTCTTGTTTGAGGCCTCATATATAGCTCAGCCAGCATCCATCCATTGCTCAGCCTGCAGCACAAGCTACAAGCTCAGTttaccaaaaaacaaaaaagccAAATAAATCAAAGCAGAGTCAAAATAGTGAATTGTTTCACTTTAAGAGTTGTCTACTCCTGAATATGGTGATGGAAACTCAAGTGTCTTTCTTGGAAAAGGATTGCTCCTCAAGTATTGGATGCTGGTAGCTTAACATATTACCCCTCTGTGACATGTTTCAGTAGaacataaaaaatatctaaagctCCCGAATTGTAATATGTACATTGGTGCTTTTCAAACATCAATCCCACCTCACCACCAAGCCATCCTTTTTCTTTGCTCCGTGGCTAGCAAGAACTGGCACTTTGCCAAGGTCTTTGGTATTCTCATGAGTATTGTTAAGCTTGACACTTCACTAATATAGGTCAGAAGAGCTTCAGCATAGCTAATGTTTCTGGTAGACATTATCTGTGTATCCATCTAGGGACTTCATAGATAAGTGGAACAAGAGGACCCAAACGAAAACAACATTTCCATTGGCTTGCTTATGGTTAGTATACCGAACAGCTTGAACTTTTGGGTTCATTGAAACAAAAAGGTAATTTCAGTAAGTCAGATTTGAGCAGTGCAAGGACAGAAATGTATGCCAAGCCTAGAAAAAGTAAGCATATCCTCAAGTGGAACATCCACTAATATGAAAAATGAATGTAGTTGGTGAGCATGGATCAGATGGCAATAGTAGTGGATTCTATAGGAGTCACTTCAAAATTATTGGGGGTTGATTCCATTAATACCAGTGGAAATTAAAGCTCTTTATCTTTGCCTATTTGAATTCTGATGTTTGCTGAGGTTATTCAGTAGGATTACTTGTCAAGCTAATGGTACCAAGGTCCCTGAAGGCTGCCTGGTATTTATTATTGAGGTTAAGTCCGAACTTTCTGGTCATGAATGTTCTTCTCTGAACCAACGATCTCCTTCTAGTCAATAACATTGTGGACAGAACCTTTATTTGTTAACATTGCTCTCCCAATATTTCAAACCTTTTGACCATTAAATCTATTACAAAACTCTGCAAATGTAAAGGATAatggcaattttttttttgtagggtgGTTCATAAGTTTAATaaagtttctttcttttctttttctttcttttaagcAAAAGATGGTAAAACTGTCAAAATTTATTAACACAAAATTTCAAATTAAGAATGCAGAATAATGAGAGCACCCTGGAGCCCAGACTGATTGGAGATAACATGTAAAGCATGGAAGAGATGGAGAAGAAAGGAATGACAACTTGCAAGATTTCAAAATTGTGCAGCAAAATATCAAGATGACACCATCATAAACATGGATGCATTATTGCAAACAAACAAAATATTCTAGACTTAATCAAGAAATACAGTAAGAGTTCTTTTTAGCATTAGACTACTAACCTCAACTGGATCAATCTTTATAAGAATCATATAGCTCTCCTAACTTCATCTCACAATCATCTGCAAGGGAAGCATCATCTATGGTACCCTCAATCTCATCATCCTCGACATTCATAAATGTACTTTGATTATCAAAGTCACCGTCAAATACAGCACCCTCAACATCAGAGAACTCATTAAAACTCTTgattctctttctctttcctctGTAACCAGTAAGCCTCAGGACCTTCTCCTTCCAGAGAACCAAGGGGCATTTATCAATCAACTCAGAACCTTCATATGCTTCTGTCAGAAAAACACTGAGACGCTTCCCTCTTTCGGATACATAAAATATGCCAAAGTGCTTCAAAAGAAGCCTCATTAGCTTCTGAGGCATTACAAATTCACGTCGAAAGTGTGTGAGGTGGTCTGTAACAAGCCGCTTTTCAATCGTAAAGCTCAATATCTCATGCATGATTGCCACAGCCCTCTTATCAAACTCTTGTGAGCCAGGTGAGAGCCCTTTAGCATCAGCATATGGAGACAAGTATAACCTCTTCTGAAAATGCTCAATTTTACCACCATATCTAAAGAGCTTCTTGTAATTCGGAGGAAATTTCATTgggaaaggaaggaaaaaaactcCAGGTTCAGGAGGAATATCAGAGATTGTTCCTGTTGCCATAGCTTTTTTCTCTAGCTCTGTAACAGCCCAAGCGGGACTCCAAGAAACAAGCTGCAAATACTCAGCATCCTCAATTCTTACAACCTTGAAGTGATCTGGAAACATATGGATCCATCTGTTTCTGAAATCATAAGGAAGGCCAAAATCTCGTCTAAAATGCGTAATTTTATCAACTGGAAGCCTCTTATCCACTGACATCATCAACAACCTTGTAACATGCTCAACAGCTTTCTCTGAATGCTCTTCCAATAGCCTAGCCTCTTCTTCCACAAGATCCTCTGCTTCCTTAGTTAGCCCACACCATATCACTCCCTTCTTGTCCCTGTACAGCTCAAATAGCTTTGGGGACTTGCGGACAAAATGTGCAACCTTATGTGGCTTACTCAGATTAATCTGCTGCCGATACTGCTCCAATCGTTTAAGTGGTATCACTTGTTCAGGTTCTCTCTTCAATGCCTCCATCACAGCTAATACTTTTGAAAGGACCTTCCACCGCTCTGTGGCTATCTCAAGATCATGCACCCTCTTCTTCTTGCTGCGATCTTGCACCCTTCTACTCTTTGTCATCGTGCGCTTTTGTGAGGCCATGAAGAACCAATCAAAAGAAAACCCAGTGCTTTTTCTCAACATGTTACCAGCAGGAATCAGAAACCCTTCACCGATTTTGTTTGTTAACTTTTTAAAACCAAAAGCCGGAGTACCTGCCATTCTAGCAAACACTCTTCTTGCACTCTCCACCAGTATCTTTACAATACATATGTTTATGGGATTCAGAAGAACTCGAATCGGCTGTCTTAAATATCAAGCGTCAATGGTGGGAAAACAAATTTAAAAATCACGAATTTCCCCGACGACAGTTACAAAGAACAATAAGAAAAAGCCGACAATGTGCCGGTGGTAAGAATCAAATAAATACACCAAATATTTATGCTCAAAGCATGTTCGCTAAAATGCCCAAATGAAGAGCTTTCTTTAACTAAAAAGTTCACGACAGGAACTGGACAAAGGATGAACGGGGAAACAGTAACTTATTCACGCAGTTCAGACAAATTACTTCCTTCATGAACTGAAACGAAGAAACAGAATTGGAGAAGAAAGGGATCACCGGCTAGCTCTTATAAAACTTTGTTCTGATTGCTTTCTGATTCCAAATTCAGTCATCTAAGGGGAAGATAACCATAAGAAACGAGGAGAAAGAGGAATTACAGAACTTCTGGGGGAAGAGCCGATCCACCGCCGCCGGCGTCACCACCTCGGAACCATTTTGGATCCGAGAAAGAAGGCccttgctttcttcttcttccttctctattGCTTATACGCTATCAAGTGGGGGTTGGCCGTCGAGTTTTATTTTACGAACACGGCAGCAATGGAAAAAGCGGCGACGGAGGAACGAGAAGTAGAGTTCCAGAAAAAGTCCAGTAAATTAGATGTAATAATGATAGTCCTCGTGGGGCTAAACAAATGGTCCTTTGAACAGGCCCCTCATGGTGCACCATACTGACCGTCCATCGCAAGATGGATGATAATAAACAATGCATTTGCGGATACGGACAATGCATATGCATACGGCGTGCACTGCGGTATATCGTGCGCACTGGAAAAGAGCCAGTGTCACGAACTTAAGGCTTAtctggcatttttttttttaattttttaatgaaaacATGGCATCCAATGTAAAAATATGTtggattattattttaattttattatttaaaaaaataaaaaatggaaaCTTTTACGCCCactttcttttttgaaaaataaaaaaagggtgATCTCCTCTTCGATTTTGTTGAAACAAATTTTGCATTACTTAAAAAGACTCGGAGTCTAAGATAATTGTGCCCGACAGATTCACATTTTGAGATCCATTGCCCACTCATATTCAGCTACGGCTCCTGTCAGCTAGTCCTCTGCAATCGCATGATCGATATCTCACATCCTGAGCAAACAGATCATGGCCGACCATCGCTCCACGTCCTCTGTGCGTATTTGT
This genomic window from Elaeis guineensis isolate ETL-2024a chromosome 13, EG11, whole genome shotgun sequence contains:
- the LOC105056696 gene encoding protein WHAT'S THIS FACTOR 1 homolog, chloroplastic, which encodes MAGTPAFGFKKLTNKIGEGFLIPAGNMLRKSTGFSFDWFFMASQKRTMTKSRRVQDRSKKKRVHDLEIATERWKVLSKVLAVMEALKREPEQVIPLKRLEQYRQQINLSKPHKVAHFVRKSPKLFELYRDKKGVIWCGLTKEAEDLVEEEARLLEEHSEKAVEHVTRLLMMSVDKRLPVDKITHFRRDFGLPYDFRNRWIHMFPDHFKVVRIEDAEYLQLVSWSPAWAVTELEKKAMATGTISDIPPEPGVFFLPFPMKFPPNYKKLFRYGGKIEHFQKRLYLSPYADAKGLSPGSQEFDKRAVAIMHEILSFTIEKRLVTDHLTHFRREFVMPQKLMRLLLKHFGIFYVSERGKRLSVFLTEAYEGSELIDKCPLVLWKEKVLRLTGYRGKRKRIKSFNEFSDVEGAVFDGDFDNQSTFMNVEDDEIEGTIDDASLADDCEMKLGELYDSYKD